The nucleotide sequence ACTTTATCCCTTAGTTATATGTAACCTTACAAGCATCACCTTGTTACAGGAGCACAAATAAAAGCACTTATCTATATTAAATAAGTGCTTTCATTTCTTAACCTATTGAAATTATTATACGATCTTGGTTGTCCAATCCTCGCAGTTCCATATCTCTGTCACTACATCTCTATAGAACTCAGGCTCATGACAAACCAATAGTATAGTTCCTTTGTATTCCTTTAAGGCCCTCTTTAGTTCATCCTTAGCATCCACATCCAGGTGGTTGGTAGGCTCGTCTAGTATCAGTATGTTAGTTTCCTTATTGATCAGCTTTGCAAGTCTAACCTTGGCTGCTTCTCCTCCTGACAGCACCATCATCATGCTCTCGATGTGCTTTGTAGTAAGTCCGCACTTTGCAAGAGCCGCTCTCACCTCATACTGAGTATAGCCGGGGAACTCCTTCCAAAACTCTTCGATACAGGTATTAGTGTTTCCTTCTCTGCTTTCTTGCTCAAAGTAGCCTATATATTGATAGTCTCCAAGTGTCACTTCTCCGCTTATTGGTTTAATTAATCCCATTAAGCTCTTAAGCAGCGTAGTCTTACCTAGTCCATTGGAGCCTACTAAGGCAATTTTCTGTCCTCTTTCCATAGTTAGATTAAGAGGCTTTGTAAGAGGATGATCATATCCTATAACTAAATCCTTAGTTTCAAATATAAGCTTTCCGGAAGCTCTGGCTGCTTTAAAATTAAAGGCTGGTTTTGGCTTCTCTTGAATAAGCTCGATTCTTTCCATCTTGTCAAGCTTTTTTTGTCTGGATTTAGCCATGTTAGCTGTAGCAACGTTGGCCTTATTTCTGGCAACGAAGTCCTCTAGTCTTGCAATTTCAGCCTGCTGTCTTTCATAGGCCTGTTCTAACTGTCTCTTTTTAGCCTCATATACTCTTTGGAAGTCATCATAGTTTCCAACATATCTGTTAAGCTGCTTATTTTCCACATGATATATCAAATTAATTACTGAATTTAAGAACGGAATATCATGAGATATTAAAATAAATGCATTTTCATAGTCATTTAAAAATCTCTTAAGCCATTCAATATGAGCCTCGTCTAAATAGTTAGTAGGCTCGTCAAGAAGTAATATATCAGGGGTTTCCAAAAGAAGCTTAGCAAGTAAAACCTTAGTTCTTTGTCCCCCACTTAAATCAGTAACATCCCTATCCAGTCCTACATCTAAAAGCCCCAAACCTCTTGCTGTTTCTTCTATCCTAGCATCAATAACGTAAAAACCGTTATGATCAAGCATATCCTGAATTACCGCTGTTCTCTCCAGCATCTTTTCCAGTTCCTCAGGCTCAGCATCTCCCATTTTACCATAAAGCTCGTTCATTTCAGCTTCTGCATCAAATAAATATTGAAAGGCACCTTTTAATACGTCTCTTATAGTTTGTCCACTCTTAAGTACTGCGTGCTGATCCATATAGCCAACCCTTACCTTATTAGCCCACTCAATCTGGCCTTCGTCCGGGGTCAGCTTTCCTGTGATTATATTCATAAAGGTAGATTTACCTTCTCCATTGGCACCAATAAACCCTACGTGCTCCCCCTTTAAGAGTCTGAAGGATACATCTTCAAGGATAGCTCTGTCTCCAAAGCCGTGACTCATATTTTTTACCGTTAGTATACTCATTCTCCATCCCCCATACATAAAATGTTCTTATATAAAGCTTCCCAAATTCCAAACATAATCTACCGTCATCTAAACATACATTCACTATTTTAAATGAAGGTATATCTGCATGTCAAAACTTTTCTGTTTACTGTAATGGCAGAATTTATTATTTTTCAAAACTTGTATAAAGTTTGTTATACATGGCAAATTATAAAATAGTTGAATTACCTATAGTAATAGTTCAAAATATATAATAGAATAGAAAAGAACATAATTACTAAAGTTAATAAACTGAGCTGCAGAGAGGAGTTTTAATATGGCTGCAAAGTTTTACTTATATAAAGGCCGTGGGAAACGGGTAGAAAATGGCCATCCCTGGGTATATACCGATGAAATCGAACAATATGATGGGGATTATGTAAATGGCGATATTGTAGAGATTTATAATTACCGCGGAGGTTTTATCGGCAAGGGATACATAAATGACGTTTCTAAGATTGCCATAAGAATTATGACAAGGGACATCAATGAGGAAATTGATGAAGACTTCTTTAGAAGAAGATTAGCCCAGGCATGGGAATATAGAAAGAAGGTAGTAGATACCTCATCCTGTCGTTTTGTCTTTGGCGAAGCAGACTTCCTGCCGGGTCTTACTATTGATAAGTTTGAAGACTACTATGTTGTACAATCTCTAGCCTTAGGTATAGATAGATATAAGCCCATCATAGTTAAGCTCTTGGTGGAGGAATACGGTGCAAAGGGTGTCTACGAGAGAAGCGATGCCAGTGTTAGGGAACTTGAGGATATGGAGCTTACGAAAGGTTTCCTAACAGAGCCCTTTGATACTATGATTCAAATAGTTGAAAATGGTGTAAAGTACTACGTAGATATTGAAAACGGACAAAAAACCGGTTTTTTCTTGGATCAAAAGGAAAACAGAAAGGCAATTCATAAAATATGTAAGGGGGCTGAGGTTTTAGACTGCTTTACCCATACCGGTTCCTTCGCTTTAAATGCAGGTATTGCCGGTGCTAAGAGTGTTCTTGGCATAGACGTATCTCAGCATGCAGTGGATTTTGCCACAAGAAATGCGGAATTGAATAACCTTTCTGATGTGGTGAAATTTGAGTGCCACAATGCCTTTGATGTTCTGCCAAAGTGGTCAAAGGAAGGCAGAGAATTCGATGTAGTAATACTGGATCCCCCTGCTTTTACAAAATCCAGAGAGGCAGTTAAAGGTGCTGTCAGAGGCTATAAGGAAATTAATCTAAGAGGACTGAAGATGGTGCGTCCGGGCGGATATTTAGTTACCGCATCCTGCTCTCACTTTATGGATGAGGAGCTCTTCAGAAAGACCATAGCCGATGCGGCTCATGATGCCAGAAGAATGCTCCGTCAGGTAGAATTCAGAACACAGGCACCGGACCATCCTATCCTTTGGAACTCTGATGAATCCTATTATCTTAAATTCTTTATATTCCAAGTAATATAGAAAGAATTTTTCTTACTAAGTAGTTAAGGAGGCCTTATCCCGGCATAGCTGAGAAAAAGCCTCCTTAATTTCTAGTTCTTAATTGCCCTTATCTCCTTTCCGTCAAAGTAAGGTACCACGTCCGTTATATCCTTACGGCAGCAATATTCCAAATCCTCCGTAAAACCAAGGTCTTTTATGACATTATAATGTCTTGCCTGACTAATAAAGCTTATAATATCACTGTGCATTTTGTATATATGATAAGCCGTACGGGTAATATCCGTCATCTCAAGCTCACACATATCTTTAAGACAGTTTATTATATAGCCGCTGCATATAAAGTCATCCATAGAAAATTCCCCATAGGTTCCAGCATTGACTATTACTATATCATTTTTTAGCTCATACAGCTTCCTGGCCACTGCACTGGCATTCAGTATACATCCAATAAGTATATCTTTTGCCCCCTTGCAGCGGTTTATTGCCCTAGTACCGTTGGTAGTAGATATTATCAAGGTCTTATCTTCCACCACATCTTTTGTATACTCCAGCGGTGAATTAGAGCAATCAAAGCCTTCTATCTTTAGAGCCCGTCTCTCACCACCTAATATGCATTTCTCACTGCTTTCTTTTGCAAGTTCTAAAGCCCTCTCCACAGTCAGGACGGGGATGACCCTCTTGCAGCCGTTCATTACGGCAGTGGTAATAACTGAGGTAGCCCTTAACATATCTATTACCACAACTGATTTACCTTCTGTTTTTCCTTCTCTTATATCATCGGCGGATATAACTATATCAACTCTCATATAAATCTCCTATCTCTTTTCCTTCCAAACCAAGAAGGCAATAATAAACACAGTGGCCTGCTTAAAATCTCTTATATCATAGCCTGTGTCTTTATGTATTTTATCCAACCTGTATATAAGGGTATTCCTGTGAATATATAGTTTTCTTGAGGCATCGCTTATATTAAGCCCACTATTAATGAACTCCTCAATGGTATTGATCATTTCATTGTCAAATAGGCTAAATTTATCCTTAAAGCTCTCTAATAGCTCATTCTTCAACCTTGGGTCTATATTGTATACTACCTTTTCAAAGAGCATATGATTATAATCATATATATCTCCTTTTACATCAAATTTCCTGCCTAATTCCATGCATTCTTTAGCATCATTATAGGCCTTTTTAATATCATCGATGCTATACACCTTATAAGCGAAACTTACACGGGATGAACAATAGAGGTCTGAAACAATTGAATCCCTGATACTTTCTGCGTGCTCTGTCACTTCATCAAAGTTTCCTAGGACAATAATATAATCACCATAGACCATACTTAAAACATCCTGAACATTATACAGCTGCTTTATTATACTAAGTGCCTCATACTTACTTCCATCAACGCTCACCAGAAATAAGGTGCATCCTTTGGCTAAAAAGGCAACGTCCTTATCAAGCCTTCCTGTACCAATTTCTTTACCCTCCAGCACGTTAATTATTAATTGTTCTCTAGTAGAAAATAGTTCCCCATACTTAGTTTGTATTGAGTACTCCAAAAGGGGTTTACAAATTTCAGACTTCTTATCCATAATTATATATGTCTTGCTCTTGCCAAGATACATTTCAGCTCTCAGTTCCCGCTCCTCAGGAATGGCAATACCACTATCATAATAGATTGTATCATCTTCTCCGATTAATTTAAAATTTACCCCACTTCTTTCCGCAAGCTCCCTAAGATAACTTTCAAAATTGTACATATACATCTCTCCAGTACTTTTACCTTATTATTACATATTCTATCAGATAAATATCAAAATCTCAAGAAAGCTCCGTGATTACAATTATTGTACCCACGGAGCTTTATAGCTTTTCTAATATTCTTTAAATTATAGAATTGTAATTTCTGTTTCCTTATCAAATATATGAATCTTGGAAGTATCAAGAGCAACTTTAAGCTTATCTCCAGCCTTAGCCTTTGAAGTTCCGTTAACTCTAGCAACAAGGTTTACCTTACCCTTTGCAAGGTAGATGTAAGTTTCAGCACCCATTAATTCTGTTACTTCAACTGTAGCTTCAACTACTGCATTTTCACTGCCTGTAGCTTCGTCTATGTTTTCTGGTCTGATACCCATTATTACATCCTTGCCAACATATCCCTTGTCTCTTAATACAACTGCCTTTTCTTCTGGTAGAACTATGCTGTCTTCTCCAAAAGCAACTGCAACCTTTCCATTGCTTTCTACAAGCTTAGCATCTACAAAGTTCATCTGTGGGCTTCCTATAAAGCCTGCTACGAATATGTTTGCTGGGTGATCGTAGATATATTGTGGAGTATCAACTTGTTGAATTAGACCGTCCTTCATAACAACGATTCTTGTACCCATTGTCATAGCTTCTGTCTGGTCATGTGTTACATATATAAATGTAGTTTGTAGTCTCTTATGAAGCTTGGATATTTCAGTTCTCATCTGAACTCTTAGCTTAGCATCAAGGTTTGACAAAGGTTCGTCCATTAAGAATACCTTTGGTTCTCT is from Clostridium thermarum and encodes:
- a CDS encoding class I SAM-dependent rRNA methyltransferase, yielding MAAKFYLYKGRGKRVENGHPWVYTDEIEQYDGDYVNGDIVEIYNYRGGFIGKGYINDVSKIAIRIMTRDINEEIDEDFFRRRLAQAWEYRKKVVDTSSCRFVFGEADFLPGLTIDKFEDYYVVQSLALGIDRYKPIIVKLLVEEYGAKGVYERSDASVRELEDMELTKGFLTEPFDTMIQIVENGVKYYVDIENGQKTGFFLDQKENRKAIHKICKGAEVLDCFTHTGSFALNAGIAGAKSVLGIDVSQHAVDFATRNAELNNLSDVVKFECHNAFDVLPKWSKEGREFDVVILDPPAFTKSREAVKGAVRGYKEINLRGLKMVRPGGYLVTASCSHFMDEELFRKTIADAAHDARRMLRQVEFRTQAPDHPILWNSDESYYLKFFIFQVI
- a CDS encoding ABC transporter ATP-binding protein; translation: MASLSLRHIYKVYTGNVTAVKDFNLEIEDKEFIVFVGPSGCGKSTTLRMIAGLEEISQGELYIGDRLVNDVAPKDRDIAMVFQNYALYPHMSVYENMAFGLKLRKMPKDEIDKKVKEAARILDIEHLLDRKPKALSGGQRQRVALGRAIVREPKVFLMDEPLSNLDAKLRVQMRTEISKLHKRLQTTFIYVTHDQTEAMTMGTRIVVMKDGLIQQVDTPQYIYDHPANIFVAGFIGSPQMNFVDAKLVESNGKVAVAFGEDSIVLPEEKAVVLRDKGYVGKDVIMGIRPENIDEATGSENAVVEATVEVTELMGAETYIYLAKGKVNLVARVNGTSKAKAGDKLKVALDTSKIHIFDKETEITIL
- a CDS encoding 2-phosphosulfolactate phosphatase family protein, coding for MRVDIVISADDIREGKTEGKSVVVIDMLRATSVITTAVMNGCKRVIPVLTVERALELAKESSEKCILGGERRALKIEGFDCSNSPLEYTKDVVEDKTLIISTTNGTRAINRCKGAKDILIGCILNASAVARKLYELKNDIVIVNAGTYGEFSMDDFICSGYIINCLKDMCELEMTDITRTAYHIYKMHSDIISFISQARHYNVIKDLGFTEDLEYCCRKDITDVVPYFDGKEIRAIKN
- a CDS encoding PucR family transcriptional regulator — protein: MYNFESYLRELAERSGVNFKLIGEDDTIYYDSGIAIPEERELRAEMYLGKSKTYIIMDKKSEICKPLLEYSIQTKYGELFSTREQLIINVLEGKEIGTGRLDKDVAFLAKGCTLFLVSVDGSKYEALSIIKQLYNVQDVLSMVYGDYIIVLGNFDEVTEHAESIRDSIVSDLYCSSRVSFAYKVYSIDDIKKAYNDAKECMELGRKFDVKGDIYDYNHMLFEKVVYNIDPRLKNELLESFKDKFSLFDNEMINTIEEFINSGLNISDASRKLYIHRNTLIYRLDKIHKDTGYDIRDFKQATVFIIAFLVWKEKR
- a CDS encoding ABC-F family ATP-binding cassette domain-containing protein; the protein is MSILTVKNMSHGFGDRAILEDVSFRLLKGEHVGFIGANGEGKSTFMNIITGKLTPDEGQIEWANKVRVGYMDQHAVLKSGQTIRDVLKGAFQYLFDAEAEMNELYGKMGDAEPEELEKMLERTAVIQDMLDHNGFYVIDARIEETARGLGLLDVGLDRDVTDLSGGQRTKVLLAKLLLETPDILLLDEPTNYLDEAHIEWLKRFLNDYENAFILISHDIPFLNSVINLIYHVENKQLNRYVGNYDDFQRVYEAKKRQLEQAYERQQAEIARLEDFVARNKANVATANMAKSRQKKLDKMERIELIQEKPKPAFNFKAARASGKLIFETKDLVIGYDHPLTKPLNLTMERGQKIALVGSNGLGKTTLLKSLMGLIKPISGEVTLGDYQYIGYFEQESREGNTNTCIEEFWKEFPGYTQYEVRAALAKCGLTTKHIESMMMVLSGGEAAKVRLAKLINKETNILILDEPTNHLDVDAKDELKRALKEYKGTILLVCHEPEFYRDVVTEIWNCEDWTTKIV